One Micromonospora sp. WMMD812 genomic window carries:
- a CDS encoding ATP-binding protein, translating into MTQLTGQPATDDDVVHLTVPADGGYLGVLRTATAGLAARLQFALDEIEDLRIAVDEACAMLLAIATKDAELECRFSVTEDALTVEVTVPIVRGAKLPAESSFAWKVLTALTTAASATATDGQATISLLTRRSSGY; encoded by the coding sequence GTGACTCAACTGACCGGCCAGCCGGCCACCGACGACGACGTCGTGCACCTCACCGTGCCCGCCGACGGCGGCTACCTGGGCGTGCTCCGCACCGCCACCGCCGGTCTGGCGGCCCGGTTGCAGTTCGCGCTCGACGAGATCGAGGACCTGCGGATCGCCGTCGACGAGGCCTGCGCGATGCTGCTCGCCATCGCGACGAAGGACGCCGAGCTGGAGTGCCGTTTCTCGGTCACCGAGGACGCCCTGACCGTCGAGGTGACGGTGCCGATCGTCCGGGGCGCCAAGCTCCCCGCCGAGTCGTCGTTCGCCTGGAAGGTGCTCACCGCGCTGACCACGGCGGCGTCCGCCACCGCCACCGACGGGCAGGCGACCATCTCACTGCTCACCCGCCGCTCCTCCGGCTACTGA
- a CDS encoding GNAT family N-acetyltransferase — MVHELAAYERAPDQCHLTPEQLTAALFGPAPALYGHVAVDAGDEPIGFALWFLNFSTWAGVHGIYLEDLYVRPTARGTGAGRRLLATLAAICVERGYRRLEWWMINWNPAAGFYAAIGAEKMDEWVPYRLSGEALHGLARQVAAAPTRPSA, encoded by the coding sequence ATGGTGCACGAACTGGCGGCGTACGAACGCGCGCCCGACCAGTGCCACCTCACCCCGGAGCAGCTGACCGCCGCACTGTTCGGCCCGGCGCCGGCCCTGTACGGGCACGTCGCGGTGGACGCCGGCGACGAGCCGATCGGGTTCGCGCTCTGGTTCCTCAACTTCTCCACCTGGGCCGGGGTGCACGGCATCTACCTGGAGGACCTCTACGTCCGCCCGACGGCGCGGGGCACCGGTGCGGGTCGACGGCTGCTGGCCACCCTCGCCGCGATCTGCGTCGAGCGCGGCTACCGCCGGCTCGAGTGGTGGATGATCAACTGGAACCCGGCGGCCGGCTTCTACGCCGCGATCGGCGCCGAGAAGATGGACGAGTGGGTCCCCTACCGGCTCAGCGGCGAGGCGCTGCACGGGCTGGCCCGCCAGGTGGCGGCGGCCCCCACCCGTCCCAGCGCCTGA
- the sodN gene encoding superoxide dismutase, Ni, whose product MRLPRILAPRVTASAHCDLPCGVYDPAQARIEAESVKMICEKYQANTDPEFRTRAVIIKEQRAELVKHHLWVLWTDYFKPAHFEKYPQLHQLFNEATKLAGSGGVKGSLDPATADQLLQKIDEIAKIFWETKKA is encoded by the coding sequence ATGCGACTTCCACGCATCCTTGCGCCCCGTGTCACGGCGAGCGCCCACTGCGATCTGCCCTGCGGCGTGTACGACCCGGCCCAGGCCCGGATCGAGGCCGAGTCGGTCAAAATGATCTGCGAGAAGTACCAGGCGAACACCGACCCGGAGTTCCGCACCCGCGCGGTCATCATCAAGGAGCAGCGCGCCGAGCTGGTCAAGCACCACCTCTGGGTGCTCTGGACCGACTACTTCAAGCCCGCCCACTTCGAGAAGTACCCGCAGCTGCACCAGCTCTTCAACGAGGCCACCAAGCTCGCCGGCTCCGGCGGCGTCAAGGGCAGCCTCGACCCGGCCACCGCCGACCAGCTGCTGCAGAAGATCGACGAGATCGCCAAGATCTTCTGGGAGACCAAGAAGGCGTGA
- a CDS encoding S24/S26 family peptidase, which yields MTRHPAEVSGLRRPLTAVLVTGPSMAPTLRHGDAVLVRRGGRPVRPGDVVVAVFRTRPDLLVVKRAVRPQDGGWWLRGDNDLVTDDSRAYGVADVRGRVLARYWPRPGRVRRKAL from the coding sequence GTGACCCGTCACCCGGCGGAGGTTTCCGGGCTGCGCCGGCCGCTGACCGCGGTCCTGGTGACCGGCCCGTCCATGGCGCCCACGCTGCGGCACGGGGACGCCGTGCTGGTGCGGCGCGGCGGGCGCCCCGTCCGGCCCGGGGACGTGGTGGTCGCCGTCTTCCGCACCCGACCCGACCTGCTGGTGGTCAAGCGCGCGGTGCGACCGCAGGACGGCGGCTGGTGGCTGCGCGGCGACAACGACCTGGTCACCGACGACTCCCGGGCGTACGGCGTGGCCGACGTGCGCGGTCGGGTGCTGGCGCGCTACTGGCCCCGCCCCGGCCGGGTGCGGCGGAAGGCATTATGA